A genomic region of Salvelinus namaycush isolate Seneca chromosome 7, SaNama_1.0, whole genome shotgun sequence contains the following coding sequences:
- the LOC120051125 gene encoding oocyte zinc finger protein XlCOF6.1-like isoform X3: protein MKLERKRDLQLLTLTEEEVNPEQQHREQEWSANLGLQESDAEESIWNSINITVENRTESDGESYSESESTSDYEPPSDSDNSESDHVHMDNRIRLSGLKPLKSKRGRGRPRKETGALPDLKCDMCIKCFATASGLRRHLQNWHSEERPIGLPRKETSELSDLKCNVCGKCLATARSLKRHLQLRHSEERPYMCDTCGQCFALNRYLIRHMKIHADERQHCCTKCGKRFFHKESLKNHMVNIHTGLVFKCDLCGKCLSTKGRLKLHRQNHTGEKSHPCKECDKAFDCESGLIKHMRTHTGEKPFQCKECGKCFGEKGSLTKHMMTHTQEKPHRCNECGRCFNLKGNLTVHMRTHTGEGVQCHLCGTYLKLASSLKRHLRTHRRNIHKD, encoded by the exons ATGAAATTGGAGCGAAAAAGag ACCTCCAGCTGCTCACTCTCACTGAAGAGGAGGTTAACCCTGAGCAGCAGCACCGTGAGCAGGAATGGAGCGCCAATCTGGGGCTGCAGGAGTCTGATGCTGAAGAGTCTATATGGAACTCTATCAACATAACTGTAGAGAACCGCACAGAATCTGATGGCGAGAGCTACAGCGAGTCCGAATCAACCAGTGACTATGAGCCCCCCTCTGACAGTGACAACAGTGAAAGTGATCATGTACATATGGACAATAGAATACGATTGTCAGGGTTAAAGCCTCTTAAATCAAAGCGAGGAAGAGGACGGCCAAGGAAAGAAACTGGGGCTTTGCCTGATTTAAAATGTGATATGTGCATAAAATGTTTTGCGACAGCAAGTGGTCTGAGAAGGCATCTGCAAAATTGGCACAGTGAAGAGAGACCGATAGGACTGCCAAGGAAAGAAACCAGTGAGTTGTCGGATCTGAAATGTAACGTTTGCGGAAAATGCTTGGCGACGGCACGTAGTCTGAAAAGGCATCTGCAACTCAGGCACAGCGAAGAGAGACCATACATGTGCGACACATGTGGACAATGTTTCGCCTTGAACCGCTACCTGATCCGGCACATGAAGATTCACGCTGATGAGAGACAACATTGCTGCACCAAATGTGGCAAACGTTTCTTTCACAAGGAAAGTCTGAAAAATCATATGGTTAATATTCACACAGGGCTGGTTTTTAAATGTGATTTGTGTGGAAAATGCTTGTCAACAAAAGGTCGTCTGAAACTACATCGGCAAAATCACACTGGGGAGAAATCCCATCCTTGCAAAGAATGTGACAAAGCCTTCGACTGCGAGTCTGGCTTGATAAAGCATATGAGGACTCACACTGGGGAGAAACCATTTCAGTGTAAAGAATGTGGCAAATGCTTCGGCGAGAAGGGAAGCCTGACAAAGCATATGATGACTCACACACAGGAGAAACCACATCGCTGCAACGAATGTGGCAGATGCTTCAATCTAAAGGGAAACCTGACCGTGCATATGAGGACTCATACGGGGGAGGGAGTTCAATGCCATTTGTGTGGAACTTACTTGAAGTTAGCATCAAGTCTGAAGAGACATCTGCGGACTCACAGAAGAAATATTCACAAAGACTAA
- the LOC120050672 gene encoding transmembrane protein 108-like, giving the protein MVDSFQEFATVQVLSRKNHEHCGGGAGPHDTMKRSLQVLRRQLLSVLVILAVPVGLVSSTQELYPSRTPQDPVSMAAPHSSPPNPLSALAPPDWQQEGSSSGDSWSPQGGAMPTGIIQPTASHSSWGWHLNHNTSLGHIVTPPSRDSLIQAAATVSPNTVSSVGVNQDPGLSSASPSPVKQAHSLSSSALNQGHSSNSLSADQGLMPNSFSVNKARSPDTVSVNQGNSPPSPTNSGGPHSEVAPDSGSALAPPVPSPLTERGHTLDPELGGLPSPTHTHAPLVGNDEEATDPSQQDFTTELQPSSLSSSSSSSVDAALDQTLREHVEATPELSRPHAITLRGVHPMVNERPTRELKTEGPASPKESPPDKPPSPAPTSPSPPSLTHASLAPKSSPVSTNGTITNDTTAQETGSGGGPPLPPQGTTTDDAPLGPQSPLGNGTFHNGSVEGSPSKNPSSQWNSSSPTEPPSTASGNFLNRLVPATTRDPWGPGNGSGPAMDSPLSRATICLSKMDIMWIVLAISVPVTSCSVLLTVCCMRRKKKSSSQENNLSYWNNAITMDYFNRHAVELPREITSLDNAEQETCLPPNGDYSDSGVVLVNPFCQETLFINREKACDI; this is encoded by the exons GTGTCCTAGTGATCCTGGCTGTGCCAGTGGGCCTGGTGTCTTCTACCCAGGAGCTGTACCCCAGCCGGACCCCCCAGGACCCTGTCTCCATGGCAGCACCCCACAGCAGCCCCCCTAACCCGCTCTCGGCCCTGGCCCCCCCAGACTGGCAGCAGGAGGGCTCCAGCAGCGGGGACTCTTGGTCCCCACAGGGAGGGGCAATGCCCACGGGCATCATCCAGCCCACCGCATCCCACAGCTCTTGGGGCTGGCATCTAAACCACAACACCAGCCTGGGACACATTGTCACACCACCCAGTAGAGACAGCCTCATTCAAGCTGCAGCTACTGTCAGTCCTAACACTGTGAGCTCTGTGGGAGTTAACCAAGACCCTGGCCTTAGCTCTGCCAGCCCCAGCCCAGTCAAGCAGGCACACTCCCTCAGCTCTAGTGCGCTCAACCAAGGCCACAGCTCCAACTCTCTCAGTGCAGACCAGGGCCTCATGCCCAACTCGTTCAGTGTAAATAAAGCCCGTAGCCCAGATACTGTCAGTGTTAACCAGGGCAACAGCCCTCCTAGCCCTACCAACTCTGGTGGCCCGCATAGTGAGGTGGCTCCAGACTCTGGGTCTGCCCTGGCTCCTCCTGTGCCCAGCCCACTCACAGAGAGAGGGCATACTCTTGACCCGGAGCTTGGTGGTCTCCCGTcccccacacacacgcatgccCCCCTGGTGGGGAATGACGAGGAGGCCACAGACCCCAGTCAGCAGGACTTCACCACTGAGCTGcagccttcctccctctcctcctcctcctcttcctcagtggATGCTGCTCTAGATCAGACCCTCAGGGAGCATGTTGAAGCCACGCCCGAGCTGTCCCGACCCCACGCCATCACCCTACGGGGGGTGCACCCCATGGTCAACGAAAGGCCCACCAGGGAGCTCAAAACAGAGGGGCCTGCCTCTCCAAAAGAGAGCCCACCAGACAAGCCCCCCTCCCCGGCCcccacctctccatctcccccctccctgacccatgccagtctggccCCAAAGTCCAGCCCTGTCTCCACCAATGGTACCATAACCAATGACACCACAGCCCAGGAGACTGGCAGCGGCGGGggcccccctctcccccctcaggGTACAACAACAGACGATGCCCCCCTTGGCCCACAAAGCCCACTTGGCAATGGCACTTTTCATAACGGCAGTGTGGAGGGCAGCCCTAGCAAGAACCCCTCCTCCCAGTGGAACAGCTCGTCCCCTACGGAGCCGCCCTCCACGGCCAGTGGGAACTTTCTGAACCGCCTGGTTCCCGCCACCACCAGGGACCCCTGGGGTCCAGGCAACGGCTCTGGCCCCGCTATGGACTCGCCGCTGTCCCGCGCCACCATCTGCCTGAGCAAGATGGACATCATGTGGATCGTGTTGGCTATCAGTGTGCCTGTGACCTCATGCT cTGTCCTGCTGACTGTGTGCTGtatgaggaggaagaagaagtcTTCAAGCCAGGAGAACAACCTGAGCTACTGGAACAATGCCATCACCATGGACTACTTCAACAGGCACGCGGTGGAGCTGCCTCGTGAGATCACGTCCCTAGACAACGCTGAG CAGGAGACGTGCCTACCTCCTAATGGAGACTACAGCGACAGCGGGGTGGTGCTGGTTAACCCTTTCTGCCAGGAGACCCTGTTCATCAACAGAGAGAAGGCCTGTGACATCTAG
- the LOC120051125 gene encoding gastrula zinc finger protein xLCGF3.1-like isoform X4, translating into MKLERKRDHQKLTLTEEEVNPEQQHCEQEWSASLRPQESDAEESIWNSINIITVENRTESDGESYGESESTSDYEPPSDSDNSESDHVNVENRIRLSGLQPLKSKRGRGQPRKETRALPDLKCDVCGKCLATARSLKRHHQNRHLEERPRGRPRKETSEFPDLKCDVCGKCFVTRGGLRMHEKNRHSEERPYMCDICGQGFVLNCYLIRHMKTHTEEGQHCCTVCGKCFNHKNNLKNHMGTHTGPAFKCDLCGKCLTTKGSLKQHQQNHTGEKLYPCKECDKSFSIKGSLILHMRTHTGEKPFRCKECGKCFSDKGTLTKHMMTHTEEKPHSCNKCGKCFSLKGNLTVHMKVHTGEGVQCHLCGTHLKLASSLKRHLRTHKINSQ; encoded by the exons ATGAAATTGGAGCGAAAAAGag ACCACCAGAAGCTCACGCTCACTGAAGAGGAGGTTAACCCTGAGCAGCAGCACTGTGAGCAGGAATGGAGCGCCAGCCTGAGGCCGCAGGAGTCTGATGCTGAAGAGTCTATATGGAACTCTATCAACATTATAACCGTAGAGAACCGGACAGAATCTGATGGCGAGAGCTATGGCGAGTCCGAATCAACCAGTGACTATGAGCCCCCCTCTGACAGTGACAACAGTGAAAGTGATCATGTAAATGTGGAGAATAGAATACGATTGTCAGGGTTACAGCCTCTTAAAtcaaagagaggaagaggacagcCAAGGAAAGAAACCAGGGCATTGCCTGATCTGAAATGTGATGTGTGCGGAAAATGCTTGGCGACAGCACGTAGTCTGAAAAGGCATCACCAAAATCGGCATCTTGAGGAGAGACCAAGAGGAAGGCCAAGGAAAGAAACCAGTGAGTTTCCTGATCTGAAATGTGACGTTTGCGGGAAATGCTTTGTGACAAGAGGTGGTCTACGAATGCATGAGAAAAATAGGCACAGTGAAGAGCGACCATACATGTGCGACATATGTGGCCAAGGTTTTGTCCTGAACTGCTACCTGATCCGACACATGAAGACTCACACTGAGGAGGGACAACATTGCTGCACCGTATGTGGCAAATGTTTCAATCACAAGAACAACTTGAAAAATCATATGGGTACTCATACAGGGCCGGCTTTTAAATGTGATTTGTGTGGAAAATGCTTGACAACTAAAGGAAGTCTGAAACAGCATCAGCAAAATCACACTGGGGAGAAATTGTATCCGTGTAAAGAATGTGACAAATCCTTCAGCATTAAGGGAAGCCTGATATTGCATATGAGGACTCATACAGGGGAGAAACCATTTCGATGCAAAGAATGTGGGAAGTGCTTCAGCGACAAGGGAACCCTTACAAAGCATATGATGACTCACACAGAGGAGAAACCACATAGCTGCAACAAATGTGGCAAATGCTTCAGTCTAAAGGGAAACCTGACAGTGCATATGAAGGTTCATACAGGGGAGGGCGTTCAATGTCATTTGTGTGGAACTCACTTGAAGTTAGCATCAAGTCTGAAGAGACATCTGCGGACTCACAAAATAAATTCACAATGA
- the LOC120051124 gene encoding protein CDV3 homolog: MADVETCGAAPEKSLDDFFAKRDKKKKKEKGGKGKEAPAGLTPIVLKKNKKEKEKSGTKNENQDAQPEKEDEEWKEFEAKEVDYSGLRLQALQISDEKEEEEYEEEVGEDGEIILVSGDKMSGPWNKSGAPPPAAASVEVEEVPESKPSGVYRPPGARLTTTKRGPNQGPPEIFSDTQFPSLGAGSKHVETRRDREMEKTFEVVKHKNRGREEGGSGASLQQLELGNQYAILGDK; the protein is encoded by the exons ATGGCGGATGTAGAGACTTGTGGTGCTGCTCCGGAGAAGAGCCTGGATGATTTCTTTGCCAAGAGggataaaaagaagaagaaagaaaagGGAGGCAAGGGAAAAGAAGCTCCAGCTGGGCTCACACCAATTGTCTTGAAAAAGAACAAGAAGGAAAAGGAGAAGTCGGGCACGAAAAACGAAAATCAAGATGCGCAGCCGGAGaag GAGGATGAGGAGTGGAAGGAGTTTGAGGCGAAGGAGGTGGACTACAGCGGACTCAGACTGCAGGCTCTCCAGATAAG TgatgagaaggaggaagaggagtatGAGGAGGAGGTCGGTGAAGATGGAGAGATCATCCTGGTCAGTGGAGACAAAATGTCTGGGCCTTGGAACAAGTCTGGTGCCCCGCCACCTGCCGCTGCCTCTGTTG AGGTGGAAGAGGTGCCTGAGTCAAAGCCTTCTGGGGTGTACCGCCCCCCAGGGGCCCGACTGACCACCACCAAGCGTGGCCCCAATCAGGGGCCCCCTGAGATCTTCAGCGACACACAGTTCCCCTCACTCGGGGCCGGCTCCAAGCATGTTGAGACACGCAG agacagggagatggagaagACCTTTGAGGTGGTGAAGCACAAGAACCGTGGCCGAGAGGAAGGCGGCAGTGGGGCCTCCCTGCAGCAGTTGGAGCTCGGTAACCAGTACGCCATCTTGGGGGACAAGTAG